From Streptomyces sp. SAI-135:
GCGACGATCAGCCGCGGGTCCTCCCACAGCTCGCGGTACTTGGCCGCGGTGATCAGTTCGGCCATGCCGTTCATCTGCATCGCCCCGTCCCCGACCAGCGCGATCGCGGGCCGGTCCGGGTGGGCGAACTTCGCGCCGATGGCGTACGGCACCCCGGGGCCCATCGTCGCCAGCGTGCCGGACAGCGACGAGCGCATACCGGGCCGCATGGTCAGGTGCCGGGCGTACCAGTTGGCGGTGGAGCCGGAGTCCGAGGTGACGATCGCGTTGTCGGGCAGCAGCGGATCGAGGGCGTGGGCCACGTACTCCGGGTTGATCGGGTCGGCGGACTGCTGCGCCCGCCGCTTCATCACCTCGCGCCAGCGCGTGACGTTGGCGCACACCGTGTCGTACCACTCCCGCCCGTCGCGCTCCACGTCGAGCATCGGGATCAGCCGCTGGAGCGTCGCCTTCGCGTCGCCGACCAGGTTCACCTCGTACGGGTAGCGCATCCCGACCATGTGCGGGTCGATGTCGATCTGCACGCCCCGCGCCTTGCCGAACTCCGGCAGGAACTGCGTGTACGGGAACGACGAGCCGATGGTGAGCAGGGTGTCGCAGTCCCGCATGAGCTCGTACGAGGGCCGCGTGCCCAGCAGGCCGATCGAGCCGGTGACGTACGGCAGTTCGTCGCTCAGCGCGTCCTTGCCGAGCAGCGCCTTGGCGACGCCCGCGCCCAGCAGTTCGGCGATCCGCTCCACCTCGGCCCGCGCTCCGGCCGCGCCCTGGCCGATCAGGATCGCCGGCTTGGCGGCGGAATTGAGGATCTCCGCGGCCCGCTCCAGGGACTCCGCCGAGGGCACCGCCGTCCAGGCGCTGCGGTCCAGGCTGGAGGGCACCATCTTGAACTCGTGCGTGGGCGCCGAGTAGTCGAGCTCCTGCACGTCGCCCGGGATGATGATCGCCGTGGGGCAGCGGCGGGCGTACGCGGTGCGGATCGCCCGGTCCAGGACGTTCGGCAGCTGCTCGGGGACCGTCACCGTCTCCACGAACTCCGAGGCGACGTCCTTGAACAGGGTGTGCAGGTCGACCTCCTGCTGGTACGAGCCGCCCATCGCCGTGCGGTGCGTCTGGCCGACGATCGCCAGGACCGGCACATGGTCGAGCTTGGCGTCGTACAGGCCGTTGAGCAGATGGATCGCACCGGGTCCGGACGTCGCCGCGCACACTCCGATGCGGCCGCTGAACTTGGCGTATCCGACCGCCTCGAACGCGGACATCTCCTCGTGCCGCGACTGCACGAACCTCGGCCGGTTCCCGGCCCGGCCCCAGGCCGCCAGCAGACCGTTGATGCCGTCGCCCGGATAGCCGAAGACATGGTCCACGCCCCACTCGCGCAGCCTTTCGAGGACGTGATCGGACACCTTGGTGCTCATGGGCTGACCTCCCGCATAGATGGCACAGGCAGCAGCCCTACGAGTCACCGTGCGGGCCCCGGGAAAACCTGTGGGTGTTTGGCCCACGGGGCCGGGGGCAGGCGCACTCACAGTGCTTCGGACCGGAGGCACGTCCGTGGGAGCGGCGATCGGCCGCCACGGCACTCGCCCGTCCGCACGCGGACGCGCTCCCCCGCCGATCGTCCACCAGAGCACGATCTAGGGAGTTGCGACGCACATGCCCACACCAGTGAGCGCGAAGCACCACCCGCACGACGACGCCCCGGACACGGCCGAAGCCTTCCGCAGGCTCGCCGCACTGCCCCCGGGACCCGAGCGCGAGACCCTGCGCGGACAGGTCGTCGAGGCCTGGCTGCCCATGGCCGACCGGCTCGCCGGCCGCTTCCGCAACCGCGGCGAGAGCTACGACGACCTCCGCCAGGTCGCCGCCCTCGGCCTGGTCAAGGCCGTCGACCGGTACGACCCCGCACGCGGCAACGCCTTCGAGAGCTACGCCGTGCCCACCATCACCGGCGAGATCAAGCGGCACTTCCGCGACCACATGTGGACCCTGCACGTGCCGCGCCGGGTCCAGGACCTGCGCAACCGGGTCCGCTTCGCCTCCCAGGACCTCGCCCAGACCATCCCCGGACGCAGGCCCACCGTCGCCGAGATCGCCGAGCGCGCCGACATGAGCGAGGAGGACGTCCTGGTGGGCCTCGAAGCGCTGGAGAGCTTCACCGCCCTCTCCCTGGACGCCGAACTGCCCGGCAGCGAGGACGGCTACTCGCTCGCCGACGCCCTCGGCTCGTCCGACCCCGCCCTGGACACGGTCGTCGACCGCGAGGCCGTCAGGCCCCGGCTGGCCGCCCTGTCCGAGCGGGAGCGCGCCATCCTCTACATGCGCTTCTTCGGCGACATGACCCAGAGCCGGATCGCCGAGCAGCTCGGCATCTCCCAGATGCACGTCTCCCGGCTGATCAGCCGCTGCTGCGGCCGACTGCGCGAGCAGATCATGCGCGACGCGTCCGGGTGAGGGGCGCTGCGGTGAGGCGGTGCCCGGGGGTGTTCCGGGCTGCCGTCCCGGTTCTCGCGTCCGCTTGGTGGCTGCCTGCGGTGGCTGGGCGAGCGGATCGCGGGGGAGGCGGTCGGGCGAGGGGTGGCTTCGGTGAGGCGGCACCGGGGGGTCCGGGCCTCTGCCCCGGTCTCCCGTCGGCTCAGCAGCTGCCTGCGGTGGCTGGGCGGGCGGATCGTGGGGATGGCGGCCGGGTGAGGGGCGGCTGCGGTGAGGTGGCGCCGGGGGTGTTCCGGGCCGCCGCTCCGGTCTCGTCCGCTCAGCGGCTGCCTGCGGTGGCTGGGTGAGCAGATCAGGCGGGACGCGGTCGGTCGACCGGAGCGACTGGGGGCGGATGCCCCGGCGGACGGCTGGTCCCCGGGGAGATGCCCATGGCGGACGGCCGCTCCCCAAGGCGGATGCCTCCGGCGGACGACGGCGCCCAGGGCGGCCAGACCGACGTTGCGTCGCAGGGCGGACGCCTCCGGCCGGCGGTCGCGCGAGGAGATCCGACGCCGCCCGGTGAGGGGACGGCTGCGGAGATTGCGGTGCCGGCGCCACCGCGTGTCACCCACTCGGCCCTCCCCGTCCCGCCAATGGCCTCCGGCCGCGCGCGGGACGGGGAGGGCCGGGCTGTGATGGCCGTGGGTGCGACCGTCGTGCCCCCGGTCCAGTCGTCGGGGCCCCGACGCCCGACGACGGGCCCCGCAGTCGTCGGCCGAAGGAGTCCACCCCATGCGCCGCACCGCCCGTCTCCGGGCCCTGACCGTCGTCCTCTTCGCGCTGGGCGTCACCCTGGGCTACGCCGCGCCGAGTGCCTTCGCGGACCCGGCCGCGGAGGTCAGCCCCAGCAGCGTCCAGCCGGGCGGCAGCGTCACCGTGTCCGTCTCCTGCGACCCCGGCACCGGCACGCCGCCCGCCACCCTCGACGCCACCTCGGAGGCCTTCGAGTCGCAGACCGTACGCCTGCAACTGGTGCCCGGCAACGACGACCAGGTCTCCGGCCCCGCCTACAGCGGCACCGCACGCGTCTCCGCCGACCAGGAACTCCAGGAGGGCACCGGCGGTACCGCCCCCGACTCCGCGTGGACCGTCGACGGCACCTGCCCGACCGCGGACCGCGCCCCCGGCAAGGCATGGAGCGCCACCTTCACCGTCACCCGGGGCGCCGACACCGGCACCAGCCACCGCCCGTGCCCCGAGCCGCGCACCGCCACCTGCGAGACCGCGGCCGTCCAGAAACCCGTCCGCGCCGGTCAGGGCGGTTCCTTCACCGACTCCGTGCCCGCCCTGGTCGCCGGCGGCCTGCTGATCGCGGGTGCCGTCGGCGGTGCCGTCCACCGGCTGCGCCGCAGAGCCCCCGGTGCGGACGCCTGAGGACCAAACCTCAGGATCGTGTGACAGGCGCGACCCGCGCGGGCGCCCATGGGCAGGCGGCTCCGTGGGTACTCGGACCGGCGAGGGACGCGCCAGGCGCGGGGAGACGAGACGGCGGACAGCGCCTTGCGGAGGTGACCATGCGGACCGACCCGGAGGGCCACGGCCCCGTCCGCTACGGCCCTCCACTGCCGGACGACGGGCTGCCCGTCCTGCCGGAGCTCACCGCCGTCCTCGCCGCCGCGGCCGCACGCCCCCGCGCCGAACCCGTCGGCGGCGGCACCGCGCTCCTGGAGGCCGCCCGCGGCTACGCGGCCCGGCGTGGCCTGCCCACCGAACATGACCACGTGGCAGCCGCCCCCGGCGCCCCCGCCCTCCTGCTCGCCCTGACCGCCGCGCTCGGCGGCGACGTCCTGGTGCCCCGCCCCTGTGCCGCCTGGTGGGCGCCCTACGCACGCCTGTTGGGCAGACCCGTCTTCCACGTGGCGACACCGGCCGAGTGCGGCGGTGTCCCGGATCCGTACGCCCTGCTGGAGACCGTGCGCCGGGTGCGCGCCGAGGGCGGTGACCCACGGCTGCTGGTGCTGTCCGTCGCCGACGACCCCACCGCCACCGTCGCCCCGCCCGAGGTGCTGCACGAGACCGTCGAGGCCGCCGCGGGCGAGGGCCTGCACCTGGTCAGCGACGAGACCTGGCGCGACACCGTGCACGCCCCGCACGAGACGGTCCTGCTCAGCCCCGCCGAGATGCTGCCCGACCGGGTCACCGTCGTCACCGACCTGGCCGGAAGCCTGCTCCCGGCCGGCTGGCCCGCCGCCTTCGCCCGCTTCCCGGCCAACGGCAGCGGTGACGGCCTGCGGGCCCGCGTGCTGGACATCCTGACCGCCCTCGGCGCCCGCATCGCCGCCCCGGTCGCCGCGGCCGCCGCCCACGCCCTCACCGAGCCCGAACCGGTCACCGCCCGCCGCACCGCCGTAGGACACCTCCACGCGCGCGTGGCCGCCGCCGCGCACTCCGTGGTCGTCGGCGCGGGCGCGCTCTGCAGGCCCCCACGGGCCGGCCGCCACCTCTACGCCGACCTCGGCCCGCTGCGGCCCGCGCTGGCCGCCCAGGGTGTCGGCGACGCCCAGGACCTGGAGGACTTCCTCACCGCCCGGCTCGGCATGCCCGCACCCGGCGGCCACCGCTTCGGCGACGACCTCGGCGCGCTGCGCGTACGGCTGTCCACCGGGCCCCTGCTCGGCGGCAGCGAAGCGGAGCGCGCGGAATGCCTCACGTCACCCGCGCCGTTGGAACTGCCACATGTGCAACGCGCGTTGAACACCCTGGAGTCGGTCTTCGACGATCTCCGCGACGACGCTCAGCGATGGGAGCCTCCTCGATGACGCAGCAGTCCGAGTCGACCACGAGCACACGAGTGGCCGACGAGACCCCGGCCCTCTCCTCCTTCGCACCCGCGTCCCCGCCGCTCGCCGAACCCCGCCCGCTGGGGGAGCGCAGAGTCTGGCCGAAGTCCTTCCACGACCGGCTGACCGCCCCGCTGCCCGGACTGAAGGCCATGGCCCGCTTCGCCCGCGAGGGCGCGGTGCGGCCCGGACCCGAGGGCCTCGCCGACATCCCGAAGCTGCCCTACGCCCCCGCCCCGCTGCCCGCCGTCGACTCCCGCACGGTCGCCGTATCCTGGGCGGGACACGCCAGTTGGGTGGTGCGGATCGGCGGCCTGACCGTCCTCACCGACCCGGTCTGGTCCCGTCGCATCCTCGGCACCCCGGCCCGCATCACCCCCGTCGGCGTCGACTGGGAGGCACTGCCGCGGATCGACGCGGTCGTCATCAGCCACAACCACTACGACCACCTGGACGCCCCCACCCTGCGCCGCCTGCCGCGCGACACCCCGGTCTTCGTCCCGGCCGGCCTGGCCCGCTGGTTCCACCGCCGCCGCTTCACCGCGGTGACCGAGCTCGACTGGTGGGAGGCGGCCGAACTGGACGGCGTCCGCTTCGACTTCGTCCCCGCCCACCACTGGTCCAAGCGCTCCCTCACCGACACCTGCCGCACGCTGTGGGGCGGCTGGGTCCTCACCGCCCGGGACGGGCAGCGGGTCTACTTCGCCGGGGACACGGGCTACGGCCACTGGTTCTCCCGCATCGGCCGGCGCTACCCCGGCATCGACCTCGCCCTGTTGCCCATCGGGGCCTACGACCCCCGCTGGTGGCTCAGCGACGTGCACTGCGACCCCGAGGAGGCGGTGCGGGCGGCCCAGGACCTCGGCGCGAGGAGGATGGCGCCGATGCACTGGGCCACGTTCGTGCTGTCGGCGGAACCGGTCCTGGAACCGCTCACACGGGTGCGGGAGGCCTGGGAGAAGGCGGGCTTGGACCGCGAGGACCTGTGGGACCTGCCCATCGGCGGCTCACGGGTCCTGGAACGCCCTTAGGGGGCGGGGCTTGTAGTCAGGTGCGGCTGTGCCGCGCCGGCGCGACCGGCCCCCGCGGACCGGCACCCCCGCGACGAACCCTCACTCCCCGGCCCGGACCCGCTTCCACACACTCGGCGCCGCGCTGATCGCCAAGGTCAGCGCGACCGCCGCCAGCACGCCCTCCCAGGGCTCCTTGAACAGCGAGCCGCCGAGGATCCCGATCAGCTGGTACGTCACGGCCCACGCCAGACAGGCCGGCAGGTTCCCCCGCACGAACCGCCGCAGCGGCCACTCGGCCATGAGACAGGCCAGCATCACCGGGATCCGCCCCGCCGGCACCAGCCGGGACAGCACCAGCACGGCCACCCCGTGGTCCGTCAGCTTCCCCTGCGCCTGTTCGAGCCGGTCCTCCGGCGCCCGGGACCGTATCGCCTCCAGCCAGCGCGACCCGTTCTTCGACTTCATCCCGCGCCGCCCCAGCCAGTACAGGGTGATGTCCCCGAGGAACGCCGCGAGCGAGGCCGTGGCGAACAGCAGCAGAAGGGTCAGCGGAGCCGCCCGGTGGAAGGCCACCACGGCGGCCGAACTCACCAGCGCTCCCGTGGGCACCACCGGGACCAGGGCCCCCAGAAACACCAGCAGGAACAAGGTCGGGTACCCGATCGCCTGCCCCGCGGCCCCGGATGTCGCCCCCGTGGTGGCGGCTGCGAGCCAGGTCACCGGGCGACCTCCAGCCGCACGCTCTCCCCGTGCTCCAGCCGGTGCACGTCCACGCCCGGCGCGAACCGGGCCGCCAGCCGCTCGAACTCCGCGCCCGGCGCGTGGAATTCGTGCGGCCGTACCGCGTCCATCCCGATCGGCCAGTACGTCCCGTAGTGCACCGGCACCGCACTGCGCGGCCCCAGCCGGGCCAGCGCCTGGGCCGCGCGCCCCGCGTCCAGATGCCCCTCCCCGAGATACGGCCCCCATCCGCCGACCGGCAGCAGCGCCACGTCGACCGGTCCGACCTCCTCGGCCATGTCGTCGAACAGCCCGGTGTCCCCGGCGAAGTACGTCCGCGCCGAGCCCTCGACGACGTAACCGAGCGCGGGGGAGCGGTGCGGACCGACCGGCAGCCGCCGCCCGTCGTGCCACGCGGGCACCACGCGTATCAGCAGGTCGCCGACGCGCCGCTGGTCGCCGGGCACCACCTCGTCCACCGTGAGGTGGGTGAGCCGGCGCAGCCCCGGCACCTGGCGTGGTGCGCCCCGGGGCACGAGCAGGCGCGTGCCGGGCTCCAGCCGCGCCAGCGAGGGCACGTGCAGATGGTCGGCGTGCAGATGGGAGACCAGGACGACGTCCGCGCGCCGGGCGCCGGGCGGGGGCACCGCACCGCGGCGCCGGCGCAGATGCGCGAGCCGGCGGGCGAACAGAGGGTCGGTGAGCACACGTACGGCCGAATCCGTGACCGTGCAGGTGGCGTGGCCCCACCAGGTGATCTCCACCGGCACCTCTTTGCCTCCTTCGCGCGACTCCCCGAAGCCTACGGGCTGGAGTAGGGTCGGCGGCGAAACCCGGAGGTGAGGGGGACACCATGGGAGCGTTCCGCGTCACGGCGATCGCGAGTCTGACGCCGCTGGAGGAACTCGACGCCGATCCCTTCCTGGTGGACTCGCGCAGCCAGCACGCCATGTGTGCGCGCTGGGCCGCGGAGCGGGGGTACACCGTGCGGCGGGAGCTGCTGGTGCGCGGCCTGCGTGCCGACCACTGCGTGCTGTGGGACGGGGTACGGGCGGGCCGCGACCTCTTCGTGGCGCCCAGCCGCCGGGTCCTGGAGAGCGCCCTGTCCTCCGTGGAGGAGTTCACCGCCGAGTGCGCCCGCCGCGGAGTGCGGGTCGAGACCGTCGGCTTCGCGGAACCCCTCTACGACGCCCAGATGAAGGCCAGGGTGCATCGCAGGCTGTCCATGCCGACGGCGGGATACGACGGACGCTGACTGTCCGGCCCGTATGACACGCTGGTCCCAGCGCCCGCACCGACGACGGGCCGGGACGTGAGGTGTGCGGGGCGTGGGTGCGGGGCGTTGGCGGCGGGTGGCCAGTCAGGTCGGGCGGAGCGTCACGGTGTGGGTCGTCTCCACCCTGACGATGCTGGTGCTGGCCGGCATCCTGCCGGACTTCCGGCTCCAGTCCCCGAGCGGTGACAGCGCGACCCGGATCGCGGTCACCGCCGCGTTCGGCGCCGGCGCCTTCGGTGTGCTGTCGGCCGTGGTGTGGCCGCTGCTCGTACGGCTCTTCCTGCTGGTGCCGACCCTGGTCCTCGGGCTCCTGGTCTTCTTCCTCAACGGAGCGCTGCTGCTGCTCGCGCTGCGACTGAACCCCGCCGAGCGCGGCGACGCCGCCCCGGAGACCGCGGTCGTGGTCGCCGCCGTGATGTCCGCGGTCGCCTCCGCCACCGGCGGTGCCCTCGCGGTGCGCGACGACGACGCCTACCGGCGCCGCCTGTACCGTCTCGCCGACCGCCGCCGCAGACGCGGCCCCGTCGGCCCGGCCGGCCCCGGCACGGTCTTCCTCCAGCTCGACGGCGTCGGCCACGACGTCCTGCTGGCCGCGGTCGGCGCGGGCCTGATGCCCACGATCGCCCGCTGGATCGGGCACAGCGGCACCCCGGGCCGCGCGGTGCGCCCCACCCACCGGCTCACCTCCTGGCGCACCGACTGGTCCAGCCAGACCGGCGCCAGCCAGCTCGGCATCCTGCACGGCAGCAACCACGACGTCCCGGCCTTCCGCTGGTACGAGAAGGACCGCGGCGAGGTGATGGTCTGCAACCGCCCGACCAGCGCCGTCGAACTCCAGCACCGCGCCGTGGAGCAGGCGGGCCACGGCGGACTGCTCACCGTCGACGGCGCCAGCCGCGGCAACCTCTTCTCCGGCGGCGCCGAGGAACAGGCCCTGGTGCTGTCCATCGCCACCCGCCGCCGCAGCCGCGAGACCCGCTCCCGGGCCGGCTACTTCGCCTACTTCTCCGACCCCGCCAACGCCGTGCGCACCGCCCTGTCGTTCGTCGCCGAGGTCGGCCGCGAGATCGGCCAGTCGACCCGCTCCCGGTTCCGCAAGGAGCGCCCGCGGGTGAGCCGCGGCGGCCTGTACCCGCTCGTCCGCGCCTTCGCGACCGTCGTGGAGCGCGACGTCGTGGTCGCCGCCGTCATGGGCGACATGCTCGCGGGCCGGACCGCCGTCTACGCCGACCTCGTCGCCTACGACGAGGTCGCCCACCACTCCGGGCCGACCGGCCGCGACGCCGCGAAGGTCCTGCAACGCCTGGACCGCTCGCTCGCCCTGATCGAGAACGTCGCCGAGCACGCCCCGCGCCCGTACCGGATCGTCGTCCTGTCCGACCACGGCCAGAGCCCCGGCGAGACCTTCCGCACCCGCTACGGACTCACCCTCGGCGACCTGGTCCGGGCCGGCTGCGGGCTGCCCGTGCCGCGCAGGGCCGAGCGCACCCACAGCGGGGCCGAGGCCCGCGCCGCCGTGCGTGCCGCGCTGCGCCGGCCCGGCAAGGAGGGACGCGAGGAGTACCGGCCCGCCCGCGGCTCCGAGCCGATCGTGCTGGCCTCCGGCAACCTCGGGCTGGTCTCCTTTCCCGACGTGCACCACCGCATGACCAAGGAGGAGCTGGACGCGCGCCACCCGGCCCTGCTGACCACCCTCGCCAACCATCCCGGCATCGGGTTCCTCCTGGTGCGCAGCGAGGAGCACGGCGGCGTGGTCCTCGGACCGTTCGGCACGGAGATCCCGCTGGACCGACTGGACGAGAACCCGGGGCCGTTGGCCGACTTCGGGCCCGGCGCGGTGGAGGCGGTACGCCGTACGCACACCTTTCCGCACACCGCCGACATCATGGTCAACTCCTGGTACGACCCGGCGGAGGGGGAGGTGCTGGCCTTCGAGGAGCAGATCGGGTCCCACGGCGGGCTGGGGGGTGCGCAGGCCAAGCCGTTCCTGCTGTCGCCGCTTGCCTTGTCCGCGCCGCCCGAGGAACTGGTCGGGGCGGAGGGCGTTCATCGGGTGCTGCGGCGGTGGCTCGACGAAGCGGGGGGTCCTCAAGTGCCGCTGGAGAAGGCCGAGGAGAAGGCCGCGTAGTTGTCTGGCTGCGGGCCGGTGGGGGCCGGTCGCGCCCACGCGGCGGAGCCGCACATCGATACAGCCCCGCGCCCCTGAAGAGCGCATACCCGAGCGTCGGAAAATCAGCTGCGGTCGCCCCGAGCCCCGCTCACACTGATCGAGTCATCCCGCTCTCGAACACCCCCTGGAGCCACCGCTTTGCAGGCTGCCGTCACCGTTTCGCCCTCCCGCATCCCCGACCTCCTCCTCGGCCTCGCCACCGTGCGGCCCGTCTTCGTCTGGGGCGCCCCCGGCATCGGAAAGTCCTCCCTCGTCAGGGAGTTCGCCGCCTCGCTTGGCCTGGAGTGCGTGAGTCTCATCGGTACCCAGCTCGCTCCCGAGGACCTGATCGGGGTGCCGCAGATCCGCAACGGCCGCTCGGTGTTCTGCCCGCCGGAGTCCATCGCGCGCGACGAGCCGTACTGCCTGTTCCTGGACGAGCTGAACGCGGCCACCCCCGATGTGCAGAAGGCGTTCTACTCGCTCATCCTGGACCGCCGCATCGGCGACTACGAACTTCCTCAGGGGTCCATCGTCATCGGCGCCGGCAACCGCGCCATCGACAACGCGCTGGCCCGCCCCATCGCCTCCGCCCTCGTCAACCGCCTCACCCACGTCCACCTGGAGGCGTCCGCGAAGGACTGGCTGGTCTGGGCCGCCGAGCACGACATCCACCCCTGGATCCTCGACCACCTCACCGACCGGCCCGACCACCTGTGGTCCAAGCCGCCGAAGACCGAGGAGCCCTTCTCCACGCCCCGCTCCTGGCACATGCTCTCCGACGCGCTGCACTCCTTCGGCCCGGACCTCGACGAGGAGACCCTGAAGGTCCTCGCACACGGCACGCTGACACCCCGGCACGCCACCGCGTTCTGCGGCTACGTCAAGATCGTGCGCAGCCGGTTCGGCATCGAGGCGATCATCAAGGGCGACGCCCGCTGGCCGAACCGCCTGGAGGACCGCGACCTGCTCTACTACCTCGCCGAGTCCTTCCGCGGCCGCCTGGTCAAGGAACTCCCCGTCAGCAAGGAGCACATGTCGGCGAACGGCCGGCAGACCGCCTACCGCGCCAAGTCGCTGCTGGTCCAGCTCGCCGAGATCTCCGTCGAGGTGGCCCAGACCGTCATCGCCGAGGGCGACGACGGCAACCCCGTCCTGCCGTCCTGGTTCCTCGTCGAGGCCGCCCGGGACATGCCCCGCCTGGTGGAGGCGCGGCGGTGAGCCGCGGCCCCGAAAAGAAGAAGAAGCGGGACCTCGCCGGTGAGGCGTTCGCCGAGGGGATGCGGCTGCTCAAGGCCAACCCGGCCCTCGCGGCCGTCGAGTTCGACGTGTGCCGCAGGGAGGACTGCCGCTTCGCACCCCGCGACGGCCTCGTGGTGGTGGACTCCGACGGGGACCTGCACGTCCACCCCCACCGCCTCGCCGAACCGGCCGCCTGGGCCTGGGCGCTGGCCCACGCCGTCCTCCACCTCGGCTTCGGACACGTCCCCGCCGTGAAGGGCGAACGCACCCAGCCCGACCGCTTCGACCTCGCCGCCCGCTGTGTCGTCGTCAACCGCTTCCTGCTCGGCTTCACCGTCGGCCGGACCCCCGAGCACCTGCCCGCCTCCTACCCCGACGGCGACGAGGAGCAGCTCGCCGCCCGCTGGCGGCGCGACGGCATCCCCGCCGTCTACGAGCACTGCGGCACCGCGGGCCCCGAGCCCGACCAGCTGCTGCTGCGGTGGTCCGGCTGGTCCCAGCCCCCCGACTGGCAGCTGGCGTTCGCGACCGCCCTGACCCGGACCGTGTCCGCGGCGATGGACATGGCGGGCGGCCGCCGCGACTCCCTCGACGGCGAGCTGCCCGAGCGGCGTCCCTGGCAGCGGGCACTGAGCTGGTTCGTCTCCTCCTACCCGCTGCTCGGCGGCATCGCGGCCGGCATCACGCTGGTCGCCGACGCCGAACTCGCCCGCGCCCACGGCATATCGATCGCCGCCGTCGACACCGAGGCCGCCGAGATCTACATCAACCCGCTGCGCCGCTTCGACGACGAGGAATGGCGGTTCGTCCTCGCCCACGAGATGCTGCACGCCGCCCTGCGCCACGGCGACCGCTGCGGCACCCGCGACCCCTACCTCTTCAACGTCGCCTGCGACTACGTCATCAACGGCTGGCTGAACGAGATGCAGATCGGCACCATGCCCGAGGGCCTGCTCCACGACCCCGGGCTCACCGGCCTGTCCGCCGAGGAGGTCTACGACCGCATCGCCGGCGACCTGCGCCGCATGCGCAGGCCGGCCACCCTCCGCGGCAAGGGCGCCGGCGACATCCTGGGCGGTCCGCTCGGCTCGCCCCGCGACTACGTCGACCTCGACGAGTTCTACCGCCGCGGTCTCGCCCAGGGCCTGGACCTGCACCAGCGGCAGGAGCGCGGCTTCCTGCCCGGCGGCCTGGTCGAGGAGATCCGCGCCCTCAGCCACCCGCCGCTGCCGTGGGACGCCCGACTCGCCCGCTGGTTCGACGAGTTCGTGCCCAGCCCGCAGCCCGTGCGGTCCTACGCCCGACCCGCGCGCCGCCAGTCCTCCACCCCCGACATCCCGCGCGCCGGCCGGTACTTCCCGCCCGAGGAGATCGCCCGCTGCACCTTCGGCGTGGTCCTGGACACCTCCGGCTCGATGAACCGCACCCTGCTCGGCAAGGCCCTCGGCGCGATCGCCTCGTACGCCGAGGCCAGGGACGTCCCCGCCGCCCGGGTCGTGTTCTGCGACGCGGCCCCGCACGACGCCGGCTATCTGCCCGTCACCGAAATCGCCGAGCGGGTCCGGGTGCACGGCCGCGGCGGCACCGTCCTGCAGCCCGGCATCGACCTGCTGCACCGCGCGGACGACTTCCCCGCGGGTGCGCCCGTGCTGGTGATCACCGACGGCTGGTGCGATGTGCTGCGGGTCCGGCGCGAGCACGCCTATCTGATCCCGCAGGGCGCCCGGCTGCCGTTCACCGCACGGGGACCGGTCTTCCGCGTGAGCTGAGCCGTAGTGTGATCGGATGGATCCCGCACCCCCGTCCGCGGGACCACACGAAAGGACTGACCGTGGCTACCACGCGCTCCGCACACACCGTCTGGGAAGGCAACCTCCTCGAGGGGAGCGGTGTCGTCAACTTCGACTCCTCCGGCGCCATCGAGGCCCAGCCGGTCACGTGGGCCTCACGCTCCCAGGACGCGAACGGCAAGACCAGCCCCGAGGAGCTGATCGCCGCCGCGCACTCCAGCTGCTTCTCCATGGCGCTGTCGCACGCCCTGAACGGCGCGGGCACCCCGCCCACCAAGCTCGTCACCTCGGCCGACGTCACCTTCCAGCCGGGCGAGGGCATCACGGGCATCCACCTCACCGTCGAGGGCACCGTGCCGGGCCTGGACGAGGAGGGCTTCGCCGCGGCCGCCGCCGACGCCAAGACCAACTGCCCGGTCAGCCAGGCCCTGAAGTCGGTCCCGATCACGCTGGACGCGAAGCTGGCCTGACCCGAAGGCGCCCGACCGCGCAGGCCGCCTGTCCGGGGCGGCCTGCGCGCGGCGCGGTGCGGCGA
This genomic window contains:
- a CDS encoding MBL fold metallo-hydrolase; this translates as MPVEITWWGHATCTVTDSAVRVLTDPLFARRLAHLRRRRGAVPPPGARRADVVLVSHLHADHLHVPSLARLEPGTRLLVPRGAPRQVPGLRRLTHLTVDEVVPGDQRRVGDLLIRVVPAWHDGRRLPVGPHRSPALGYVVEGSARTYFAGDTGLFDDMAEEVGPVDVALLPVGGWGPYLGEGHLDAGRAAQALARLGPRSAVPVHYGTYWPIGMDAVRPHEFHAPGAEFERLAARFAPGVDVHRLEHGESVRLEVAR
- a CDS encoding phage holin family protein, translated to MRGVGAGRWRRVASQVGRSVTVWVVSTLTMLVLAGILPDFRLQSPSGDSATRIAVTAAFGAGAFGVLSAVVWPLLVRLFLLVPTLVLGLLVFFLNGALLLLALRLNPAERGDAAPETAVVVAAVMSAVASATGGALAVRDDDAYRRRLYRLADRRRRRGPVGPAGPGTVFLQLDGVGHDVLLAAVGAGLMPTIARWIGHSGTPGRAVRPTHRLTSWRTDWSSQTGASQLGILHGSNHDVPAFRWYEKDRGEVMVCNRPTSAVELQHRAVEQAGHGGLLTVDGASRGNLFSGGAEEQALVLSIATRRRSRETRSRAGYFAYFSDPANAVRTALSFVAEVGREIGQSTRSRFRKERPRVSRGGLYPLVRAFATVVERDVVVAAVMGDMLAGRTAVYADLVAYDEVAHHSGPTGRDAAKVLQRLDRSLALIENVAEHAPRPYRIVVLSDHGQSPGETFRTRYGLTLGDLVRAGCGLPVPRRAERTHSGAEARAAVRAALRRPGKEGREEYRPARGSEPIVLASGNLGLVSFPDVHHRMTKEELDARHPALLTTLANHPGIGFLLVRSEEHGGVVLGPFGTEIPLDRLDENPGPLADFGPGAVEAVRRTHTFPHTADIMVNSWYDPAEGEVLAFEEQIGSHGGLGGAQAKPFLLSPLALSAPPEELVGAEGVHRVLRRWLDEAGGPQVPLEKAEEKAA
- a CDS encoding MoxR family ATPase, yielding MQAAVTVSPSRIPDLLLGLATVRPVFVWGAPGIGKSSLVREFAASLGLECVSLIGTQLAPEDLIGVPQIRNGRSVFCPPESIARDEPYCLFLDELNAATPDVQKAFYSLILDRRIGDYELPQGSIVIGAGNRAIDNALARPIASALVNRLTHVHLEASAKDWLVWAAEHDIHPWILDHLTDRPDHLWSKPPKTEEPFSTPRSWHMLSDALHSFGPDLDEETLKVLAHGTLTPRHATAFCGYVKIVRSRFGIEAIIKGDARWPNRLEDRDLLYYLAESFRGRLVKELPVSKEHMSANGRQTAYRAKSLLVQLAEISVEVAQTVIAEGDDGNPVLPSWFLVEAARDMPRLVEARR
- a CDS encoding OsmC family protein, coding for MATTRSAHTVWEGNLLEGSGVVNFDSSGAIEAQPVTWASRSQDANGKTSPEELIAAAHSSCFSMALSHALNGAGTPPTKLVTSADVTFQPGEGITGIHLTVEGTVPGLDEEGFAAAAADAKTNCPVSQALKSVPITLDAKLA